A window from Micromonospora terminaliae encodes these proteins:
- a CDS encoding stealth family protein, with protein MDEPTQEQPGAARALAEPTRFVDTYRRVLSPQARRAIARRLSPQTRHRVKQWVAQVAGDQRTDGRLARRQPELLAGADRALVTVDRRSRVALVRPDVSPWSARAGNLAAVTTALADAGVEHFCVRGASDRNAVVAVDAADRGRVHAALAEACRRVPGYVAEVVDRQPRAPLPGFEPPAWRRLREADVLRLTWYWTDPRHRLVLGVPYGCEVEFWTRRENRLVAPRRNLVAQELPAAGPVLHAPADLFTALGPATPTVTVRTRPEFAIRRPDDVTFPVDVVYTWVDGTDPAWLRRRAEVAGTPYHAESASAARFLSRDELRYSLRSLHTYAPWVRTVYLVTDDQVPAWLDPTAPGLRVVSHREIFRDPSVLPTFNSHAIESQLHHIDGLAEHFLYFNDDVFLGRDVTARDFFLANGITRFFPSPALVPPGPPAADDIPASAAGKNNRTLIAERFGTVLTQKMKHMPHVLRRSVLYEIEETFAAQHRRTAGSQFRSITDISVASSLHHYYAFHTGRAVPGELDYTIAELSHPDTPARLAHLLAKRDRHVFCLNDAFSTEEDLAAQLSVLTPFLDTYFPVPSPWERG; from the coding sequence GTGGACGAGCCGACGCAGGAGCAGCCGGGCGCGGCCCGGGCCCTCGCCGAGCCGACGAGGTTCGTGGACACCTACCGCCGGGTGCTCAGCCCCCAGGCCCGCAGGGCGATCGCCCGGCGGCTGAGCCCGCAGACCCGCCACCGGGTGAAGCAGTGGGTGGCCCAGGTGGCCGGCGACCAGCGGACCGACGGCCGGCTCGCCCGCCGGCAACCGGAACTCCTGGCCGGTGCGGACCGTGCCCTCGTCACGGTGGACCGCCGGTCGCGCGTCGCCCTGGTCCGCCCCGACGTGTCCCCCTGGTCCGCCCGGGCCGGCAACCTGGCCGCGGTCACCACGGCGCTCGCCGACGCCGGAGTGGAGCACTTCTGTGTCCGCGGGGCCTCCGACCGCAACGCGGTGGTCGCCGTCGACGCGGCCGATCGCGGACGGGTGCACGCCGCGCTCGCCGAGGCGTGCCGGCGGGTGCCCGGATACGTCGCCGAGGTCGTCGACCGTCAGCCCCGCGCGCCCCTGCCGGGGTTCGAGCCGCCGGCGTGGCGGCGGCTGCGGGAGGCCGACGTGCTCCGGCTGACCTGGTACTGGACCGATCCGCGCCACCGCCTGGTGCTCGGCGTGCCGTACGGCTGCGAGGTGGAGTTCTGGACTCGGCGGGAGAACCGGCTGGTGGCCCCGCGCCGCAACCTGGTGGCGCAGGAGCTGCCGGCGGCCGGTCCGGTGCTCCACGCGCCCGCCGACCTGTTCACCGCCCTCGGGCCGGCGACCCCGACGGTGACCGTCCGAACCCGGCCGGAGTTCGCGATCCGGCGCCCGGACGACGTGACGTTTCCGGTCGACGTCGTCTACACCTGGGTCGACGGCACCGACCCGGCCTGGCTGCGCCGGCGTGCCGAGGTGGCGGGGACGCCGTACCACGCGGAGTCGGCGAGCGCGGCACGGTTCCTCAGCCGGGACGAGCTGCGCTACTCGCTGCGGTCCCTGCACACGTACGCGCCCTGGGTGCGGACCGTGTACCTGGTCACCGACGACCAGGTGCCGGCCTGGCTCGACCCGACGGCCCCCGGGCTGCGGGTGGTCAGCCATCGGGAGATCTTCCGCGACCCGTCGGTGCTGCCGACGTTCAACTCGCACGCCATCGAGAGCCAGCTGCACCACATCGACGGGCTGGCGGAGCACTTCCTCTACTTCAACGACGACGTCTTCCTCGGCCGGGACGTCACGGCCCGGGACTTCTTCCTGGCCAACGGCATCACCCGGTTCTTCCCCTCGCCCGCGCTGGTGCCGCCGGGCCCGCCCGCGGCCGACGACATCCCGGCGTCGGCGGCGGGGAAGAACAACCGGACGCTGATCGCGGAGCGGTTCGGCACGGTGTTGACGCAGAAGATGAAGCACATGCCGCACGTGCTGCGGCGCAGCGTGCTGTACGAGATCGAGGAGACCTTCGCGGCGCAGCACCGGAGGACCGCCGGCAGCCAGTTCCGCAGCATCACGGACATCTCGGTCGCGTCTTCGCTGCACCACTACTACGCCTTCCACACCGGACGGGCGGTGCCGGGCGAGCTGGACTACACCATCGCCGAGTTGTCGCACCCCGACACGCCCGCGCGCCTGGCCCACCTGCTCGCCAAGCGGGACCGGCACGTGTTCTGCCTCAACGACGCGTTCTCCACCGAGGAGGACCTGGCCGCCCAGTTGTCGGTCCTCACGCCCTTCCTGGACACCTACTTCCCGGTCCCGAGCCCCTGGGAGAGGGGCTGA
- a CDS encoding COG4315 family predicted lipoprotein produces the protein MAHLKRTTVIVASAMVALTACAPAGYDGANSSAAEPVAVAAAEPTASAEPEASASPDAAADDKAPPSDVQLTDELVGKKLPRMGKVVTDQDGWVLYRFDKDSADPPQSNCVDKCAQVWPPALTDGNPQLQGVSDDKVGTVTRQDGTRQITIGGWPVYRYIGDKKPGQWKGQGVGGTWFVVDPNGKKNLTCLPTGTPKAVAPPASSDSGDSGGDSGYSY, from the coding sequence GTGGCACACCTGAAGCGGACGACCGTCATCGTCGCGAGCGCGATGGTCGCACTAACGGCCTGCGCCCCCGCGGGCTACGACGGGGCGAACTCGAGCGCGGCCGAGCCGGTCGCCGTCGCCGCGGCCGAACCCACCGCGTCGGCCGAACCGGAAGCCTCCGCGTCCCCGGACGCGGCCGCCGACGACAAGGCGCCCCCGTCCGACGTGCAACTCACCGACGAACTGGTCGGCAAGAAGCTGCCCCGGATGGGCAAGGTCGTCACCGACCAGGACGGCTGGGTCCTGTACCGGTTCGACAAGGACTCGGCCGACCCGCCGCAGTCCAACTGCGTCGACAAGTGCGCCCAGGTCTGGCCGCCCGCGCTGACCGACGGCAACCCGCAGCTCCAGGGCGTGTCCGACGACAAGGTCGGCACGGTCACCCGGCAGGACGGCACCCGGCAGATCACCATCGGAGGCTGGCCGGTCTACCGCTACATCGGGGACAAGAAGCCGGGCCAGTGGAAGGGCCAGGGCGTCGGCGGCACCTGGTTCGTCGTCGACCCGAACGGCAAGAAGAACCTCACCTGCCTGCCCACCGGAACCCCGAAGGCGGTCGCCCCACCGGCGTCGAGCGACTCGGGCGACTCGGGCGGCGACTCGGGCTACTCGTACTGA
- a CDS encoding exonuclease SbcCD subunit D, giving the protein MKILHTSDWHVGKVLKGQSRAEEHKQVLAQVIEIARVERPDLVIVAGDLYDTAAPTPEATRLVTRALTALRRTGADVVAIGGNHDNGAALDALRPWAEAAGITLRGSVRENPAEHVIDGTTRDGERWQVAALPFLSQRYAVRAVEMYALTAAEANQTYADHLGRVLARLAEGFTEPDRVHLVTAHLTVVGASTGGGERDAHTVLGYAVPATVFPGNAHYVALGHLHRSQRVIGPCPVRYSGSPLAVDFGEQENVGSVTIVEVTATTAAQIREVPVPGAVPLRTVRGTLAQLAEIDVPEGWLRVYVREQPRAGLREEVQELLPRALEIRIDPELVPAPGSGTRTAQRAGRSPRELFADYLGSRGHADDDVRELFDELLEEVEH; this is encoded by the coding sequence ATGAAGATCCTGCACACCTCCGACTGGCATGTCGGCAAGGTCCTCAAGGGGCAGTCCCGGGCCGAGGAGCACAAGCAGGTGCTCGCCCAGGTCATCGAGATCGCCCGGGTCGAGCGGCCCGACCTGGTCATCGTGGCCGGCGACCTCTACGACACCGCCGCGCCCACCCCGGAGGCGACCCGGCTGGTCACCCGGGCGCTGACCGCGCTGCGCCGCACCGGGGCCGACGTGGTGGCCATCGGCGGCAACCACGACAACGGCGCGGCGCTCGACGCGCTGCGCCCCTGGGCCGAGGCCGCCGGGATCACGCTGCGGGGCAGCGTCCGGGAGAATCCGGCCGAGCACGTCATCGACGGCACCACCCGCGACGGCGAGCGCTGGCAGGTCGCCGCGCTGCCCTTCCTCTCCCAGCGCTACGCCGTCCGCGCCGTGGAGATGTACGCGCTGACGGCCGCCGAGGCCAACCAGACCTACGCCGACCACCTCGGGCGGGTGCTCGCCCGGCTCGCCGAGGGGTTCACCGAGCCGGACCGGGTGCACCTGGTCACCGCCCACCTCACCGTGGTCGGCGCCAGCACCGGCGGCGGCGAGCGGGACGCGCACACCGTGCTCGGCTACGCGGTGCCGGCCACCGTGTTCCCGGGCAACGCGCACTACGTGGCGCTGGGCCACCTGCACCGCTCCCAGCGGGTGATCGGCCCCTGCCCGGTCCGCTACAGCGGCAGCCCGCTCGCCGTCGACTTCGGCGAGCAGGAGAACGTCGGGTCGGTGACGATCGTCGAGGTGACCGCGACGACCGCCGCGCAGATCCGGGAGGTGCCGGTGCCCGGCGCCGTCCCCCTGCGCACGGTCCGCGGCACCCTGGCCCAGCTCGCCGAGATCGACGTGCCCGAGGGCTGGCTGCGGGTCTACGTCCGCGAGCAGCCCCGCGCCGGGCTGCGCGAGGAGGTGCAGGAGCTGCTCCCCCGCGCGCTGGAGATCCGGATCGACCCGGAGCTGGTGCCCGCACCGGGCAGCGGCACCCGCACCGCCCAGCGGGCCGGCCGCTCGCCGCGCGAGCTGTTCGCCGACTACCTGGGCAGCCGCGGCCACGCCGACGACGACGTGCGGGAGCTCTTCGACGAGCTGCTCGAGGAGGTGGAGCACTGA
- a CDS encoding glycosyltransferase family 4 protein — MKFAFLIHNFYGVGGTNRAVLNLATALVEDGHEVEIASVFRRLDRTMFEVDDRITVVPLVDTRPRRPDRSHPAHREPSTLIPESEEFHLHYSRLTDERIIAYLRSTDADVVVGTRPGLNLAVALHGPEHAVRVAQEHMTQDLIDDALKAEISRCYGRIDLAYTVTSADAAAFHAGNPVPNTRIEVLPNSSPPPGVPPADGRARIVVAAGRLDPIKRYDRLITAFARAAADCPGWELRIYGDGEQRSALAALIRELGVYGQVHLMGRRDDMSTEWVKGSIAAVTSARESFGMTIVEAMRLGLPVVSTDCPVGPREIIDDGEDGLLVPTDDLDAYVVALRALMWDDDLRVRMARTALANSARFDPAHLAAQFTRHCAEVLAVRRGETPRPRRVRPRTARTALTRSALARGGELLREPHLVRALADPVLRGIAGHDFARRASMGALTRLARVRRARGTSTRLQQAIRRRASTAADGPVADCLVLPDLGLRLSLDAAACSPEASVVLRNRDTREVVQLALAPSPDGLRHVATLDAAGLGEGRWNVHVADGKGARHRVRPRRLDSRVLAGRPGGGRTGVRAHVPYRTTDGYLAVRSWVRTAHGEVRGIALDGEGVTIAFTWHGPGAPDGAVLRRRGHRPDALTVPVTSTSDGALTMVVPLAPLADLRLGRYEDWDILLRQADSLGEVRLGRFLDDVVDKKRTYNYPEIHLTQEVELDLVEEDPAPMLRVRPYYTIDGELSLVVIDRP; from the coding sequence GTGAAGTTCGCCTTCCTCATCCACAACTTCTACGGTGTGGGTGGCACGAACCGGGCCGTGCTGAACCTGGCCACCGCCCTGGTGGAGGACGGTCACGAGGTCGAGATCGCCTCGGTCTTCCGCCGGCTCGACCGGACCATGTTCGAGGTCGACGACCGGATCACGGTCGTGCCCCTGGTCGACACCAGGCCGCGACGGCCCGACCGGTCCCACCCCGCGCACCGGGAACCCTCGACGCTCATCCCGGAGAGCGAGGAGTTCCACCTGCACTACAGCCGGTTGACCGATGAGCGGATCATCGCCTACCTCCGGTCCACCGACGCCGACGTGGTCGTGGGCACCCGCCCGGGGCTCAACCTCGCGGTGGCCCTGCACGGGCCGGAGCACGCCGTGCGGGTCGCGCAGGAGCACATGACCCAGGACCTGATCGACGACGCGCTGAAGGCCGAGATCAGCAGGTGCTACGGGCGGATCGACCTTGCGTACACGGTGACGAGTGCGGACGCGGCGGCCTTCCACGCCGGCAACCCGGTGCCGAACACCCGGATCGAGGTGCTGCCCAACAGCTCGCCCCCACCGGGCGTGCCGCCCGCCGACGGGCGGGCCCGGATCGTCGTGGCGGCCGGCCGGCTCGACCCGATCAAGCGGTACGACCGGCTGATCACCGCCTTCGCCCGGGCGGCGGCGGACTGCCCCGGCTGGGAGTTGCGGATCTACGGTGACGGGGAGCAGCGGTCGGCGCTCGCGGCGCTGATCCGGGAACTGGGCGTCTACGGCCAGGTCCACCTCATGGGTCGCCGGGACGACATGTCGACGGAGTGGGTGAAGGGCAGCATCGCCGCCGTCACCTCCGCACGCGAGTCGTTCGGCATGACGATCGTCGAGGCCATGCGGCTCGGCCTGCCCGTGGTGAGCACCGACTGCCCGGTGGGCCCGCGCGAGATCATCGACGACGGCGAGGACGGCCTGCTGGTCCCCACCGACGACCTCGACGCGTACGTCGTCGCGCTGCGCGCGCTGATGTGGGACGACGACCTGCGCGTACGGATGGCCAGGACGGCCCTGGCCAACTCCGCCCGCTTTGATCCGGCCCACCTGGCCGCCCAGTTCACTCGCCACTGCGCGGAGGTGCTGGCCGTCCGGCGCGGCGAGACGCCCCGCCCCCGGCGGGTCCGTCCCCGCACGGCGCGGACCGCCCTCACCCGGTCCGCCCTCGCCCGAGGTGGCGAGCTGCTCCGGGAGCCGCACCTGGTCCGGGCGCTGGCCGATCCGGTGCTGCGCGGCATCGCCGGGCACGACTTCGCCCGGCGGGCCAGCATGGGCGCTCTCACGCGGCTGGCCCGGGTCCGGCGGGCCCGGGGCACCAGCACGCGGCTGCAGCAGGCGATCCGGCGGCGGGCCTCCACCGCGGCCGACGGCCCGGTGGCGGACTGCCTCGTGCTGCCCGATCTCGGGCTGCGGCTGTCCCTCGACGCTGCCGCCTGCTCGCCCGAGGCGTCGGTCGTGCTGCGCAACCGCGACACCCGGGAGGTCGTGCAGCTCGCGCTGGCCCCGTCGCCCGACGGTCTGCGGCACGTCGCCACGCTCGACGCGGCCGGCCTCGGTGAGGGCCGGTGGAACGTCCACGTCGCGGACGGGAAGGGGGCGCGGCACCGCGTACGGCCGCGCCGCCTCGACAGCCGCGTCCTCGCCGGCCGGCCGGGCGGCGGCCGAACCGGGGTGCGGGCGCACGTCCCCTACCGCACGACCGACGGATACCTCGCGGTCCGCAGCTGGGTACGCACCGCCCACGGCGAGGTACGCGGGATCGCCCTCGACGGCGAGGGCGTCACGATCGCGTTCACCTGGCACGGGCCGGGCGCCCCGGACGGCGCGGTGCTCCGCCGGCGGGGTCACCGGCCCGACGCGCTCACGGTGCCGGTCACCTCGACGAGCGACGGGGCCCTGACCATGGTGGTGCCGCTGGCGCCGCTGGCCGACCTCCGGCTGGGCCGCTACGAGGACTGGGACATCCTCCTCCGGCAGGCGGACAGCCTCGGCGAGGTCCGGCTGGGACGGTTCCTCGACGACGTGGTCGACAAGAAGCGCACCTACAACTACCCGGAGATCCACCTGACCCAGGAGGTGGAGCTGGACCTCGTCGAGGAGGATCCGGCGCCGATGCTGCGGGTGCGCCCCTACTACACGATCGACGGCGAGCTCTCGCTCGTGGTCATCGACCGGCCGTAG
- a CDS encoding anti-sigma factor family protein has translation MSRADHMDVAAYALGVLDPQDAERFEEHLATCWACAAELETMVPVVGLLSGIDGEAMAALEQTHTDPALLDRTLMAVRRDRRRTRMRQVFAAAAAVVVFGGLSGVGMAGIFGGDDGKRVPQAGPTLTAPVTAPPNSEPSDPNDPNVGGNEQEGDQHNAVDPGTGVKTTMWLASKEYGTQIDLQLTRLPGPRTCRLVVVRKNATSEVVSTWSVPGGGYGTNTNQLPLELSASTSAALKDIEKIQVQSVDVNGIASPLVTVSDL, from the coding sequence ATGAGCCGCGCGGACCACATGGATGTCGCCGCGTACGCGCTCGGCGTGCTGGACCCGCAGGACGCGGAACGGTTCGAGGAGCACCTCGCCACCTGCTGGGCGTGTGCGGCGGAACTGGAGACGATGGTCCCGGTGGTGGGGCTGCTGTCCGGCATCGACGGCGAGGCGATGGCCGCGCTGGAGCAGACGCACACCGATCCGGCGCTGCTGGACCGTACCCTCATGGCGGTCCGCCGGGACCGGCGGCGCACCCGGATGCGGCAGGTCTTCGCGGCCGCGGCCGCGGTCGTGGTGTTCGGCGGCCTGAGCGGCGTGGGCATGGCCGGGATCTTCGGCGGCGACGACGGGAAACGGGTCCCGCAGGCCGGGCCGACCCTCACGGCGCCCGTCACCGCGCCGCCCAACAGCGAGCCCTCGGACCCCAACGACCCGAACGTCGGCGGCAACGAGCAGGAGGGCGACCAGCACAACGCGGTCGACCCGGGCACCGGCGTGAAGACCACGATGTGGCTGGCGTCGAAGGAGTACGGCACCCAGATCGACCTTCAGCTCACCCGCCTGCCCGGCCCGCGCACCTGCCGGCTGGTCGTGGTCCGCAAGAACGCCACCAGCGAGGTGGTCTCGACCTGGTCGGTGCCGGGTGGCGGCTACGGCACGAACACGAACCAGCTCCCGCTGGAGTTGAGCGCGTCCACCTCGGCCGCGCTCAAGGACATCGAGAAGATCCAGGTGCAGTCGGTCGACGTCAACGGCATCGCCAGCCCGCTGGTGACGGTCAGCGACCTCTGA
- a CDS encoding AAA family ATPase, which yields MRPMRLDMAGFTVFREETTVDFTDADFFALVGPTGSGKSTVLDAICFALYGTVPRWGGTRGLANALAPSATEARVRLVFESAGDRYVATRVVRRDGRGTVKTANAGLQLMPPGFDVTKLDTGLSPEDLGEVVAGTPAEMEQAVLDAVGLPYEQFTSCVVLPQGQFADFLHAKPATRQQILVNLLGLGIYEEVQKKATERAGQAEAKLEAVDKVLGGLADVDEESLAAASERVDRMRELAGAVEAAVPELERVRATAREQAAALAALDAELTVLARVRPPDGIAQLARAVSDARAAADEAAAAVGLAEEREEKVRGELAAAGDESALRLQLKAHGDRERLTGEAAAVRAAVDAAQAEHDAAAGALATARAEAERAETELEAAFRAHEEAKATDQAVALRAHLVDGGPCPVCEQPVPRVPAVPKGSAVARALAAGKAARAASETAKRVVQERDTAARELDRVLLRARAEHDQLQARLAELDAQLAGAATPEALRASLAEQARLRRALDEAAGAVRAGRDAARRARGALDGAQERLRRAWRDFDTVRDGLARFGPPAADRDDVAGAWTALAAWAAEQAGRRRADRAGLAAAVEAAEAAAGEVAQRIGALFEAAGLPAPQDPQRDAAVAVERAEAELRRLEERRAQAAELHEQRAGHEREARVARALAGHLRANNFERWLLAEALDLLVDGASRILRELSGGQYDLVHDKGEFFVVDHHDAGLRRGVRTLSGGETFQASLALALALSEQLAGMSTSAASLESIVLDEGFGTLDAATLDTVAATLENLAARGDRMVGVVTHVPALAERIPVRFEVRKDARTARVERTGL from the coding sequence ATGCGGCCCATGCGGCTGGACATGGCGGGCTTCACCGTCTTCCGCGAGGAGACCACGGTCGACTTCACCGACGCGGACTTCTTCGCGCTGGTCGGGCCGACCGGCTCGGGCAAGTCGACGGTGCTCGACGCGATCTGCTTCGCCCTCTACGGCACCGTGCCCCGCTGGGGCGGCACGCGAGGGCTGGCCAACGCCCTCGCCCCCTCGGCCACCGAGGCGCGGGTGCGGCTGGTCTTCGAGTCCGCCGGCGACCGCTACGTGGCCACCCGGGTCGTCCGTCGGGACGGCCGGGGCACGGTGAAGACCGCCAACGCCGGGCTCCAGCTCATGCCGCCCGGGTTCGACGTCACGAAGCTCGACACCGGGCTCAGCCCGGAAGACCTCGGCGAGGTGGTGGCGGGCACCCCGGCCGAGATGGAGCAGGCGGTGCTGGACGCGGTCGGGCTGCCGTACGAGCAGTTCACCAGCTGCGTGGTGCTGCCGCAGGGGCAGTTCGCCGATTTCCTGCACGCCAAGCCGGCAACCCGGCAGCAGATCCTCGTCAACCTCCTCGGGCTGGGCATCTACGAGGAGGTGCAGAAGAAGGCCACCGAGCGCGCCGGCCAGGCCGAGGCGAAGCTGGAGGCGGTCGACAAGGTACTCGGCGGCCTCGCCGACGTCGACGAGGAGAGCCTGGCCGCCGCCTCGGAGCGGGTCGACCGGATGCGCGAGCTGGCCGGGGCCGTCGAGGCGGCCGTACCGGAGCTGGAACGGGTGCGGGCGACGGCGCGCGAGCAGGCGGCGGCGCTCGCGGCGCTCGACGCCGAGCTGACCGTGCTGGCCCGGGTCCGGCCGCCCGACGGGATCGCCCAGCTGGCCCGGGCGGTGTCCGACGCGCGGGCCGCCGCCGACGAGGCGGCCGCCGCCGTGGGGCTGGCCGAGGAGCGCGAGGAGAAGGTGCGCGGCGAGCTGGCCGCGGCCGGCGACGAGAGCGCGCTGCGCCTCCAGCTCAAGGCCCACGGCGACCGCGAGCGGCTGACCGGCGAGGCGGCGGCGGTCCGCGCGGCGGTGGACGCGGCGCAGGCCGAGCACGACGCGGCGGCCGGGGCGCTGGCGACGGCCCGGGCCGAGGCCGAGCGTGCCGAGACTGAGCTGGAGGCGGCCTTCCGGGCGCACGAGGAGGCGAAGGCCACCGACCAGGCGGTGGCGCTGCGGGCGCACCTGGTCGACGGCGGCCCGTGCCCGGTCTGTGAGCAGCCGGTCCCCCGGGTTCCGGCCGTGCCGAAGGGATCGGCGGTGGCCCGCGCGCTGGCGGCCGGCAAGGCGGCCCGGGCGGCCAGCGAGACCGCCAAGCGGGTGGTGCAGGAGCGGGACACGGCCGCCCGCGAGCTGGATCGGGTGCTGCTGCGCGCCCGCGCCGAGCACGACCAGCTCCAGGCCCGGCTGGCCGAGCTGGACGCGCAGCTCGCCGGCGCCGCCACGCCGGAGGCGCTGCGCGCGTCCCTGGCCGAGCAGGCGCGGCTGCGCCGGGCGCTGGACGAGGCGGCGGGCGCGGTACGCGCCGGTCGTGACGCCGCGCGCCGGGCCCGCGGCGCCCTGGACGGCGCGCAGGAGCGGCTGCGGCGGGCCTGGCGCGACTTCGACACGGTCCGCGACGGGCTGGCCCGGTTCGGCCCGCCCGCCGCCGACCGCGACGACGTGGCCGGCGCCTGGACGGCCCTCGCCGCGTGGGCGGCCGAGCAGGCCGGGCGGCGGCGCGCCGACCGGGCGGGGCTGGCCGCCGCCGTGGAGGCCGCCGAGGCCGCGGCGGGCGAGGTGGCGCAGCGGATCGGCGCGCTCTTCGAGGCCGCCGGGCTGCCCGCGCCGCAGGACCCGCAGCGCGACGCGGCGGTGGCGGTGGAGCGGGCCGAGGCGGAGCTGCGCCGGCTGGAGGAGCGCCGCGCGCAGGCCGCCGAGCTGCACGAGCAGCGGGCCGGCCACGAGCGGGAGGCCCGGGTGGCCCGCGCCCTGGCCGGGCACCTGCGGGCCAACAACTTCGAGCGCTGGCTGCTGGCCGAGGCACTGGACCTGCTGGTCGACGGCGCCTCGCGGATCCTGCGCGAGCTGTCCGGCGGCCAGTACGACCTCGTGCACGACAAGGGCGAGTTCTTCGTGGTCGACCACCACGACGCCGGGCTGCGGCGCGGGGTGCGCACGCTCTCCGGCGGGGAGACGTTCCAGGCGTCGCTGGCCCTGGCGCTGGCCCTCTCCGAGCAGCTCGCGGGGATGTCCACGAGCGCGGCCAGCCTGGAGTCGATCGTCCTCGACGAGGGGTTCGGCACGCTGGACGCCGCCACCCTCGACACGGTGGCCGCCACCCTGGAGAACCTGGCCGCGCGGGGCGACCGGATGGTCGGTGTGGTCACCCACGTGCCGGCGCTCGCCGAGCGGATCCCGGTCCGCTTCGAGGTCCGCAAGGACGCCCGGACGGCCCGTGTCGAGCGGACGGGCCTGTGA
- a CDS encoding spermidine synthase: MGRRRGADRAVAQVDTGQAELVPDPDRPGSWTLLLDGAPQSHVDLTDPTHLEFEYVRRLAAAIDLVAPAGAPLRVLHLGGGALTLPRYVQATRPGSTQRVSEVDGALVELVRRELPWPADPRLRVRVADARATLSSSRDGSYDVVVADVFAGARTPAHLTSVEYAAEVARVLRPDGYYLANVADGPPLRHARGQVATVRTVLPRACLVGDAAVLRGRRYGNLVLVASRVEPPVPELTRRAAGDWFPGRVLAGAELDRFAGGVPVVHDADATDSTPPPPGIFSVRR; the protein is encoded by the coding sequence ATGGGCCGGCGACGCGGGGCGGACCGGGCGGTCGCGCAGGTCGACACCGGGCAGGCCGAGCTGGTGCCCGACCCGGACCGGCCGGGTTCCTGGACACTGCTGCTCGACGGCGCCCCGCAGTCGCATGTGGACCTCACCGACCCCACCCACCTGGAATTCGAGTACGTCCGCCGGCTGGCCGCCGCGATCGACCTGGTGGCGCCGGCCGGCGCGCCGCTGCGGGTGCTCCACCTGGGCGGCGGCGCGCTCACCCTGCCCCGCTACGTGCAGGCCACCCGTCCCGGCTCGACCCAGCGGGTGTCCGAGGTGGACGGGGCGCTGGTGGAGCTGGTGCGCCGGGAGCTGCCCTGGCCGGCCGATCCCCGGCTGCGGGTAAGGGTCGCCGACGCCCGGGCCACCCTGTCGTCGAGCCGGGACGGCAGCTACGACGTGGTGGTCGCGGACGTCTTCGCCGGCGCCCGTACCCCGGCCCACCTGACCTCGGTGGAGTACGCCGCCGAGGTGGCCCGGGTGCTCCGGCCCGACGGGTACTACCTGGCGAACGTCGCGGACGGCCCGCCGCTGCGGCACGCCCGCGGGCAGGTCGCCACGGTCCGCACGGTGCTGCCCCGGGCCTGCCTGGTGGGCGACGCGGCGGTGCTGCGCGGCCGCCGTTACGGCAACCTGGTGCTCGTGGCGTCCCGCGTGGAGCCACCGGTGCCGGAGCTGACCCGGCGGGCCGCCGGGGACTGGTTCCCCGGCCGGGTGCTGGCCGGCGCCGAGCTCGACCGGTTCGCCGGGGGCGTCCCGGTGGTCCACGACGCCGATGCCACCGACTCCACCCCGCCCCCGCCCGGAATTTTTTCCGTCCGGCGTTGA
- a CDS encoding sigma-70 family RNA polymerase sigma factor: MHAVAAGWHGEVARPEWMFARAQPQSRASRSGRGVDGRSSGRQNDPVTPRPAPGRHQATSTEASHSDQLIRLLYAEHAGPLLMFVMRLTGGDRQRAEDIVQETLLRAWRNAHRLGTHGQGSLRPWLVTVARRIAIDEHRSEQARPAETYDRDLTAFAEADSTDRVLRTMTVADALRTLSQSHREILVATYFRGRTVPEAAEELGLPLGTAKSRVYYALRALRTALQERGVTE; this comes from the coding sequence ATGCATGCGGTGGCGGCCGGCTGGCACGGCGAGGTGGCGCGGCCCGAGTGGATGTTCGCCCGGGCACAGCCCCAGTCGCGCGCGTCGAGGTCGGGCCGGGGGGTCGACGGCCGCTCCTCCGGTCGCCAGAATGACCCGGTGACGCCGCGACCCGCTCCCGGACGCCACCAGGCCACGTCGACCGAGGCCAGCCACTCCGACCAGCTGATCCGGCTGCTCTACGCCGAGCACGCCGGGCCGCTGCTGATGTTCGTGATGCGGCTGACCGGCGGCGACCGGCAGCGCGCCGAGGACATCGTGCAGGAGACGCTGCTGCGGGCGTGGCGCAACGCGCACCGGCTGGGCACCCACGGTCAGGGCTCGCTGCGCCCCTGGCTGGTCACGGTGGCCCGGCGGATCGCCATCGACGAGCACCGCAGCGAGCAGGCCCGGCCGGCGGAGACGTACGACCGGGACCTGACGGCCTTCGCCGAGGCGGACAGCACCGACCGGGTGCTGCGCACGATGACCGTGGCCGACGCGCTGCGTACGCTGAGCCAGTCGCACCGGGAGATCCTGGTGGCGACGTACTTCCGGGGGCGTACCGTGCCCGAGGCGGCCGAGGAGCTGGGCCTTCCGCTCGGCACCGCGAAGTCGCGGGTCTACTACGCGCTGCGCGCGCTGCGCACGGCTCTGCAGGAGAGGGGGGTGACGGAATGA